From a region of the Deltaproteobacteria bacterium genome:
- the gap gene encoding type I glyceraldehyde-3-phosphate dehydrogenase: protein MTIKIAINGFGRIGRSVFRILSRRDDMEVVAINDLFHNEALAYLLKYDTIMGTFEKDVTYDEEYLHVGAQKILMTKERDPAKAKWGELGVDVVVESTGVFRQRKQLEKHLDAGAKRVLLTVPPKDEIDAMVVYKVNDHILKKEHRIISNASCTTNCLAPVAHVLNDTFGVESGLMTTVHAYTNDQRLADVPHADFRRSRAAAENIIPTTTGAAIAVGKVLPELAGKLDGMAARVPIPDGSIVDLTVKLNKKPSRDEINEALRSAAHGSLEGVLEYSTVPVVSSDIIGNPHSSIFDSLLTQARADGYARVMSWYDNEWGYSNRCVDLILKMHEIDNA from the coding sequence ATGACAATCAAAATCGCGATCAATGGATTTGGCAGAATCGGTCGAAGTGTTTTCCGTATTCTTTCCAGACGCGACGACATGGAAGTCGTTGCCATCAACGACCTTTTTCATAATGAAGCGCTGGCTTACCTTCTGAAATACGACACCATCATGGGCACCTTTGAAAAAGATGTCACATATGATGAAGAGTACCTTCATGTTGGTGCCCAAAAAATACTGATGACCAAAGAGCGAGACCCGGCTAAAGCTAAATGGGGAGAGCTCGGGGTTGATGTCGTCGTTGAATCAACAGGCGTGTTCAGGCAACGCAAACAACTTGAGAAACATCTCGATGCGGGAGCCAAAAGAGTTCTACTCACTGTGCCACCTAAAGATGAAATCGATGCCATGGTTGTCTACAAGGTTAACGACCATATCTTGAAAAAAGAGCATCGAATCATTTCGAATGCATCATGCACCACCAACTGTTTAGCACCGGTGGCTCATGTGCTGAACGACACGTTTGGCGTCGAGTCTGGGTTAATGACCACCGTGCACGCCTATACGAATGATCAACGCCTTGCGGATGTCCCGCACGCAGATTTTCGTCGTAGCCGCGCAGCTGCAGAGAATATCATCCCGACTACAACAGGCGCAGCAATTGCCGTCGGTAAAGTTCTACCTGAACTTGCAGGCAAGCTTGATGGAATGGCTGCACGGGTCCCGATTCCAGATGGTTCTATTGTTGACCTCACCGTGAAACTCAACAAAAAGCCAAGCCGAGATGAAATCAACGAAGCACTTCGCAGCGCCGCTCATGGGTCTCTAGAAGGAGTTCTTGAGTACTCAACGGTTCCAGTCGTTTCCAGTGACATCATCGGTAACCCGCACTCTTCCATCTTTGACAGCCTGCTTACTCAAGCAAGAGCTGATGGATATGCGCGTGTTATGTCTTGGTATGACAATGAGTGGGGATACTCGAACCGCTGCGTCGATTTGATTCTAAAAATGCACGAGATTGACAACGCTTAA
- a CDS encoding aspartate-semialdehyde dehydrogenase, producing MTKAYKVAVVGATGVVGREMINVLEERTFPVSELVPLASPRTAGEKITFQDKEYTVGVACAEAFEGVDIALFSAGGSVSLELAPLAAEKGAVVIDNSSAWRMDPEVPLVVPEVNPEAIGGYKQKGIIANPNCSTIQMVVALKPLHDLAGLKRVIVSTYQAVSGGGKAAMDELSTQVSKLFNGLEPEPEIFPHTIAFNCLPHIDVFQDDGYTKEEHKMIFETRKIMDLPELGVCPTCVRVPVFNGHAESVTAEFENEITVEQASKALREGRGLFVQDEPAKNLYPTQIEISGSDATCVGRIRKDPSAPNSLAFWCVADNLRKGAATNAVQVAEILSQHHLD from the coding sequence ATGACTAAGGCATATAAAGTAGCAGTTGTTGGCGCCACCGGAGTTGTGGGCCGTGAAATGATAAACGTTCTTGAAGAGCGCACTTTCCCAGTCTCAGAGCTGGTTCCGCTGGCATCTCCGCGGACGGCTGGGGAGAAAATAACCTTCCAAGACAAAGAATACACCGTGGGTGTGGCCTGTGCTGAAGCCTTCGAAGGTGTTGATATTGCTTTATTTTCTGCCGGCGGGTCGGTAAGTTTAGAGCTGGCACCCCTCGCTGCCGAAAAAGGCGCAGTGGTTATCGACAACAGCTCAGCTTGGCGCATGGACCCGGAAGTTCCCCTGGTCGTTCCAGAGGTCAATCCAGAAGCTATCGGCGGTTATAAGCAAAAAGGAATCATCGCCAACCCCAACTGTTCCACGATTCAAATGGTCGTCGCGCTCAAGCCCCTACACGATCTTGCGGGGCTCAAGAGAGTTATTGTTTCTACTTACCAAGCGGTTAGTGGCGGCGGTAAAGCGGCCATGGACGAACTTTCGACCCAAGTTTCCAAGCTCTTCAACGGCCTTGAGCCGGAGCCCGAAATCTTTCCACACACCATCGCTTTTAACTGCTTGCCCCACATCGACGTATTCCAAGACGACGGTTACACCAAAGAAGAGCATAAGATGATCTTCGAAACTCGGAAGATTATGGATCTCCCCGAACTCGGTGTTTGCCCAACATGCGTCCGAGTACCCGTATTCAACGGCCACGCTGAATCAGTGACCGCCGAATTTGAAAACGAAATCACAGTGGAACAAGCCAGCAAGGCTTTGCGTGAAGGTCGCGGACTCTTTGTCCAAGATGAACCAGCTAAGAACCTCTACCCCACTCAGATAGAGATCTCTGGCTCCGATGCGACCTGCGTAGGTCGAATTCGCAAGGATCCTTCGGCACCGAACAGCTTGGCATTTTGGTGTGTGGCCGACAACCTACGCAAAGGGGCCGCCACCAATGCGGTTCAAGTGGCTGAAATTCTCTCCCAGCACCATTTAGACTAA
- a CDS encoding LptF/LptG family permease codes for MRISVYIAKLYAQCVLMCILVLVTLVLCATLMESAGNLSGMANGLWIAVQLSALGSIEYAYQVLPVAGLLGALITGTILSRRGELLALQASGMSVWRQAVPFVLVATLFSAGGLWVGEVALPIAQAEIDSLRLSQMRRSSALNRYFTRKLQWFHQGNWMMYLPVSGRTAESFREPILYRIENGLVAEVLHGHYLRYENHRWFLEDVERFLPSSGSSEKMERTEIALSLSAQDLLEVAGNPRHMQSSEIQRLIERRQVSGAETTAHALEWHGRKAYPMGVLWMCLLALPWALKPGRGRSMAMNIGAGVVAIGVLLSVTHIFRMLSLGHSVAPWLGAWGMGILSFPCLPLSAWLARD; via the coding sequence ATGAGAATCAGCGTCTACATCGCAAAGCTTTATGCTCAGTGCGTTTTGATGTGCATCCTTGTGCTTGTGACTTTGGTTTTGTGCGCGACCTTGATGGAAAGCGCGGGCAACCTTTCCGGTATGGCCAATGGTTTATGGATTGCGGTTCAGCTCTCAGCCCTTGGCAGCATTGAGTATGCTTACCAGGTCTTACCGGTGGCGGGGTTACTTGGGGCACTGATTACTGGAACAATTTTATCACGACGCGGAGAGCTCTTGGCTCTACAGGCCAGTGGCATGAGTGTCTGGAGGCAGGCAGTACCCTTTGTTCTGGTTGCCACGCTCTTTTCCGCCGGTGGACTTTGGGTAGGCGAGGTGGCCTTGCCAATTGCTCAAGCAGAAATTGATAGTTTACGGCTTTCTCAAATGCGTCGCAGCAGCGCGCTGAACCGATACTTTACGCGTAAGCTGCAATGGTTTCATCAGGGCAACTGGATGATGTACCTGCCTGTTTCCGGCCGAACGGCAGAGTCGTTTCGGGAGCCGATTCTTTACCGGATTGAAAATGGGTTGGTAGCGGAAGTGCTGCATGGGCATTATTTGCGTTACGAAAACCATCGCTGGTTTCTAGAGGATGTTGAGCGATTTTTGCCAAGCAGTGGTAGCTCGGAAAAGATGGAACGAACCGAAATCGCCCTTTCTTTATCAGCTCAAGATCTCTTGGAAGTGGCGGGTAATCCGCGTCATATGCAGTCGAGCGAGATTCAGCGTTTGATTGAGCGAAGACAAGTATCAGGGGCAGAGACAACCGCCCATGCTCTAGAGTGGCATGGCCGCAAAGCCTACCCAATGGGGGTGTTGTGGATGTGTTTACTGGCACTTCCGTGGGCACTCAAGCCTGGACGAGGCCGGTCTATGGCCATGAATATTGGCGCCGGTGTCGTGGCCATTGGAGTTTTACTGAGTGTTACCCATATTTTTAGAATGCTCTCGCTGGGGCATTCTGTAGCACCCTGGCTAGGGGCGTGGGGCATGGGAATTTTAAGTTTCCCATGTTTACCCCTGAGTGCTTGGCTGGCTAGAGATTAA
- a CDS encoding bifunctional metallophosphatase/5'-nucleotidase yields the protein MIHQKGSVKIGRMNFSRDPIWQFFQTALPLLALLSFSHANATSETLSETPPKTEPSEQTCIAVVGTNDLHGAVEPQIIEVGNQKVERGGLLAVSGYINILRKEFGDKLILLDGGDLLHGTLTANVSKGGVMVKALNALGFTAAAIGNHEFDFGPLLPGDPDRLGVVKKRITEANFPFLAANISQRASKTPITWVNTMPSTMIDVSGIQVGIIGLATPSTPLTTRPQNVATLQFLNPQPILIREANRLRDNGAQLVILVSHMGDACPDTTDPKDLSSCDGRGELFSLLQSLPSGLVDVAVGGHTHAVVGHWIGSTATIEAAHRGRKFTWVKACLDSAGKLDRLKSKIAPAVDTCLTTWSDGSCTMRDEPTETKPAQYQGQAVSIDPAVQQAVQPFIDEVSLTRSALIGAELPKAFLRKATSGILLGDAVAEAIRRSVNADVGIQNRGGVRADLPAGTTNYGEAYRVLPFGNQVTSMQLTGAQLYAMVLHIAKRQHGKPPHIAGLRVLMDETNTLSLLHPSGTPVEISRVYKVATNDFLATGGQGLATILANIPQASITIEPILLLDAFVNFLKQEFPMPIAELPAPPQAIPANQSIPTPVIAPETP from the coding sequence TTGATTCACCAAAAAGGTAGTGTAAAAATCGGCCGGATGAACTTCTCACGTGACCCTATCTGGCAGTTTTTCCAGACCGCGTTGCCGTTATTGGCCTTATTAAGTTTTAGCCATGCAAACGCCACCTCTGAAACGCTCTCAGAGACTCCACCTAAAACGGAGCCCTCCGAGCAAACCTGCATTGCTGTCGTCGGAACCAACGATTTGCACGGAGCCGTTGAGCCGCAAATCATCGAAGTCGGTAATCAAAAAGTAGAACGAGGCGGTTTGCTTGCAGTAAGCGGCTACATCAACATCCTCAGAAAAGAGTTTGGAGATAAGCTTATCCTCCTCGATGGAGGAGACCTCTTGCACGGCACTCTAACCGCCAACGTGTCCAAGGGTGGCGTGATGGTCAAAGCCCTGAATGCTCTCGGTTTTACCGCAGCCGCAATTGGAAACCACGAGTTTGATTTTGGTCCTCTACTGCCCGGTGATCCAGACAGACTCGGCGTAGTTAAAAAACGCATCACAGAAGCTAATTTTCCGTTTCTTGCAGCCAACATCAGCCAACGCGCCTCCAAGACGCCCATCACATGGGTGAATACAATGCCTTCGACTATGATTGATGTAAGCGGCATCCAAGTGGGCATCATCGGACTGGCCACGCCGAGTACGCCGCTGACCACCCGTCCCCAAAATGTCGCTACGCTACAATTTCTCAACCCCCAGCCTATTCTCATCCGCGAGGCCAACCGGTTACGAGACAACGGAGCCCAACTTGTAATCCTGGTCTCTCACATGGGCGATGCTTGCCCCGACACCACAGATCCTAAAGACCTCAGTAGCTGCGATGGGCGAGGCGAACTTTTCTCTCTGCTTCAATCTCTGCCTTCGGGACTTGTCGATGTAGCAGTGGGTGGTCATACCCATGCTGTCGTGGGTCACTGGATTGGCTCAACCGCAACCATCGAAGCCGCTCACCGCGGACGTAAATTCACCTGGGTCAAAGCTTGCCTTGATTCTGCAGGTAAGCTGGACCGGTTAAAGAGCAAAATTGCTCCTGCCGTAGACACCTGCCTCACAACTTGGAGCGATGGCAGCTGCACCATGCGTGACGAACCGACTGAAACCAAGCCCGCCCAGTATCAAGGGCAAGCCGTCTCAATTGACCCCGCAGTACAACAAGCCGTTCAACCTTTTATCGATGAAGTAAGCCTCACACGCTCTGCACTTATCGGCGCCGAGCTGCCCAAAGCTTTCTTAAGGAAGGCGACCTCGGGAATCTTGTTAGGTGATGCGGTCGCTGAAGCGATTCGCCGATCTGTAAACGCAGATGTTGGAATTCAAAATCGAGGTGGTGTCCGTGCTGACTTACCAGCCGGTACGACCAACTACGGAGAAGCGTACCGCGTTCTACCTTTTGGGAATCAAGTGACTTCCATGCAGCTCACAGGAGCCCAGCTTTATGCCATGGTGCTACACATCGCCAAACGTCAACACGGTAAACCACCGCACATCGCGGGTTTGCGAGTCTTAATGGATGAGACCAACACATTAAGCTTATTGCACCCCAGTGGTACACCCGTTGAAATCTCTCGAGTCTATAAAGTAGCCACCAATGACTTTCTTGCAACAGGTGGGCAAGGTCTGGCCACCATTCTTGCAAACATCCCCCAAGCATCCATCACGATTGAACCTATTCTTTTGTTGGATGCGTTCGTGAATTTCCTAAAACAAGAATTCCCGATGCCAATAGCGGAACTTCCAGCCCCGCCCCAAGCAATTCCAGCTAACCAAAGTATACCCACCCCGGTCATCGCACCCGAAACTCCGTGA
- a CDS encoding peptidoglycan DD-metalloendopeptidase family protein has translation MAKDVTYRKYRAEKRPSKQPWPMPSMTHFPWVALLIAINIAVVVYYGDPREMVAQASALDTRVTETPVVAPRKQPEAAPVQVAQVTQPSADITAPKETTEAPQAKVAPVQPIQPPAESTVSALARLAGSYNPAAGLKPSSEITDNLRVTLKRGQMPFDALLEVGLDRSQVSGAFNSLGKLVDFRRIRPGHHFTAWITAEGDLRRLDIYQGVLASYQARLNDGVWSANQVSVEKETLVSAVEGEVTISLWDALIKSGEKAALVSLFVEIFAWDIDFFSDVRQGAKFRILVEKQHGNGEFIGYGNILAAEFVQGDEVHQAFAHVGEKDLVSYFDKNGHSMRKQLLKAPVKYANVTSGFGKRRHPILGYTRSHNGVDYGVARGTPIWSVGDGRVVRAGRNGGYGNFISIRHANGWVSQYAHLHKIHVRVGQRVLQKEIIGLVDSTGMSTGPHLHYELKKDGRFMNPQKQKFAKGKSLKGEALEKFKKNIPEFLRKMSRQAVADNKARFEPWEG, from the coding sequence GTGGCTAAAGACGTAACATATCGAAAGTACCGGGCTGAAAAGCGGCCTTCAAAGCAACCGTGGCCTATGCCGTCCATGACGCATTTTCCGTGGGTAGCTTTGCTGATTGCTATCAATATAGCGGTGGTGGTTTATTACGGAGACCCGCGCGAGATGGTTGCTCAGGCAAGCGCTCTCGATACAAGAGTCACCGAAACTCCAGTTGTTGCTCCTCGTAAGCAGCCCGAAGCCGCGCCCGTTCAAGTGGCGCAGGTAACTCAACCTTCTGCTGACATCACCGCCCCAAAAGAAACGACTGAAGCTCCTCAAGCTAAGGTTGCCCCAGTCCAGCCGATTCAACCACCCGCCGAGAGTACTGTTTCTGCGCTGGCCCGCTTGGCTGGGAGCTACAACCCCGCAGCGGGTCTCAAGCCGAGTTCGGAAATTACAGACAATCTGCGCGTTACACTCAAGCGCGGACAAATGCCTTTCGATGCTTTACTCGAAGTAGGTCTCGACCGTTCACAAGTATCCGGTGCGTTTAATAGCCTGGGTAAGCTGGTGGATTTTCGGCGTATCCGTCCTGGCCATCATTTTACGGCCTGGATTACCGCTGAAGGTGATTTGCGCCGGCTCGATATCTATCAGGGTGTTTTGGCTAGCTATCAAGCTCGGCTTAATGATGGCGTATGGTCGGCAAACCAAGTGTCCGTAGAAAAGGAAACTTTGGTTTCTGCGGTTGAGGGTGAGGTTACCATCTCGTTATGGGATGCGCTGATTAAATCTGGCGAGAAAGCAGCGCTCGTATCGCTCTTCGTTGAAATCTTCGCCTGGGACATCGACTTTTTCTCAGACGTTCGACAGGGTGCAAAGTTTCGCATCTTAGTCGAAAAGCAGCACGGTAACGGAGAGTTTATCGGCTACGGAAATATTTTAGCGGCTGAGTTCGTTCAAGGAGATGAAGTTCACCAGGCTTTTGCCCATGTTGGTGAGAAAGATCTCGTGAGTTATTTCGATAAGAATGGTCACTCCATGCGTAAGCAGCTTCTCAAGGCGCCGGTTAAATATGCGAATGTTACCAGTGGTTTTGGTAAGCGGCGTCACCCGATTCTTGGTTATACCAGAAGTCATAATGGGGTTGATTATGGTGTGGCTCGTGGCACGCCAATCTGGAGCGTCGGTGATGGACGGGTTGTAAGAGCTGGACGAAACGGCGGCTACGGAAACTTTATATCTATCCGTCATGCCAATGGCTGGGTCTCGCAGTATGCACACCTGCACAAGATTCACGTTCGAGTGGGTCAGCGAGTGCTTCAAAAAGAAATCATCGGACTTGTTGACTCTACAGGGATGTCCACAGGGCCGCACCTGCATTACGAACTTAAAAAAGATGGTCGCTTTATGAACCCGCAAAAACAAAAGTTTGCGAAGGGTAAATCACTCAAAGGTGAGGCGCTTGAAAAATTCAAGAAGAACATTCCTGAGTTTCTGAGAAAAATGAGCCGACAAGCTGTGGCTGACAATAAAGCCCGCTTCGAACCTTGGGAAGGTTAG
- the nagZ gene encoding beta-N-acetylhexosaminidase produces MSTSLSAKPLLPETNQDLETIIDAMSIEEKVGQLLLIGFSGKQVTPHIRRWVGERKVGGVAIFARNIESTEQIARFTRGIQSLTSRSVPAFISLDQEGGNVIRLKDGATVLPGNMALGATRSTALSYVAGQALGTDLRRLGFNMNLAPVLDVNSNPRNPVIGIRSYGEKPELVGALGTWFVRGQQEAGVTGVAKHFPGHGDTQSDSHFAMPSIPTNIERLRNLELVPFERAIAAGLDAVMTAHIALPKVAEEPNLPATLSYKILTEELRERMGFEGIVITDGLEMQGIVEQYGAGTAAVRAILAGADMAMILWTNSKKEEVYRALIQAVKRGTITMDRLDQSVRRILRVKLKRELFKRDLPSLRSVLRDGNRNKVHRRVAERIATESITLVRNHGDVLPLRSVRYRKVVVMSPSGEFANTMAKPKFTKVFRVPYRPSRARRSAEVKRMVREGKNADALVMVAVNRYHITMIKEVTRQLPHVPVTVVSFASPYYLESMPDVDGYVCTYSYQKAAQRAAAKAILGKSAMTGRLPVTIPGFYEYGHRANHPMTLSRQFPQLSLHEAALLR; encoded by the coding sequence ATGTCTACCAGTTTATCCGCTAAGCCCCTCTTACCCGAAACAAATCAAGATCTAGAAACCATCATCGATGCGATGAGTATTGAGGAGAAAGTGGGTCAGCTCCTGTTGATCGGCTTTTCTGGCAAACAAGTAACACCTCATATCAGACGCTGGGTCGGCGAGCGCAAAGTTGGCGGTGTTGCGATTTTTGCTCGTAATATTGAATCCACTGAACAGATAGCCCGCTTTACCCGCGGCATTCAGTCTCTTACCAGCCGCTCCGTTCCAGCTTTTATCTCTTTGGATCAAGAAGGTGGTAACGTTATTCGCCTCAAGGACGGTGCCACGGTTTTACCCGGCAATATGGCTTTAGGTGCTACCCGCTCGACTGCATTATCCTACGTGGCTGGCCAAGCACTTGGAACAGACTTGAGGCGGCTCGGATTCAATATGAACCTTGCCCCTGTTTTGGATGTAAACTCAAACCCACGTAACCCGGTGATTGGCATTCGCTCGTACGGAGAGAAACCTGAACTCGTAGGAGCTTTGGGGACCTGGTTTGTAAGAGGCCAACAAGAAGCAGGTGTAACCGGTGTTGCGAAGCACTTTCCGGGCCATGGTGATACTCAATCTGATTCCCATTTTGCAATGCCATCGATTCCAACCAATATCGAGCGGTTACGAAATCTCGAGCTGGTACCATTTGAACGCGCTATTGCGGCGGGGCTTGATGCCGTTATGACAGCTCACATCGCTTTGCCCAAAGTAGCCGAAGAACCCAATTTACCCGCAACGCTTTCTTATAAGATTCTCACTGAAGAGCTGCGAGAGCGGATGGGTTTTGAAGGGATTGTGATTACCGATGGTCTGGAAATGCAGGGTATCGTTGAGCAATATGGAGCTGGAACCGCGGCAGTTCGAGCGATCTTGGCCGGTGCGGATATGGCCATGATCTTATGGACAAACAGTAAAAAAGAAGAGGTCTATAGGGCGCTCATTCAGGCAGTAAAGCGTGGAACCATCACCATGGACCGTCTGGACCAATCAGTACGTAGAATTTTGCGAGTGAAGTTAAAGCGCGAACTTTTCAAGCGTGACCTTCCCTCACTGCGCTCGGTGCTACGAGATGGCAACCGAAATAAAGTTCACCGACGCGTGGCAGAGCGCATTGCCACCGAATCGATTACGCTGGTCCGAAATCATGGCGACGTGTTGCCATTGCGGTCCGTACGTTACCGGAAAGTTGTGGTGATGAGCCCCTCAGGTGAGTTTGCCAATACCATGGCAAAGCCAAAGTTCACGAAGGTCTTTCGTGTGCCGTATCGTCCAAGCCGAGCTCGGCGCAGCGCAGAGGTTAAGCGAATGGTTCGTGAAGGCAAAAATGCGGATGCTTTGGTCATGGTTGCGGTCAATCGATACCACATAACAATGATCAAAGAGGTCACGCGGCAGCTTCCTCACGTACCCGTGACGGTTGTGAGTTTTGCATCGCCTTATTATCTGGAGAGTATGCCCGACGTAGATGGTTACGTTTGTACCTACAGCTACCAAAAAGCAGCTCAGCGAGCCGCCGCCAAAGCAATTCTCGGCAAATCTGCAATGACGGGTCGATTGCCGGTTACGATTCCTGGATTTTATGAATATGGCCACCGAGCCAATCACCCCATGACTTTAAGTCGTCAGTTCCCACAATTAAGTCTTCATGAGGCCGCACTTCTTCGATAG
- a CDS encoding YjgP/YjgQ family permease has protein sequence MIRAIDKYLFKEITIPLFVGLGLFFIIVAFGQLMKISDSVTGIGITGSELLEALAYSIPPMLGILIPVSMLFATLFAVGRMATDSEIVAWCASGGSPFALYRMPLMLGTFLMMVCMVATTLGEPWGVKGLRELMARSAQRALAQGTTPGQFTEWVSGVVFYAEARDGDRLQKVFFTDRRDSAQAIAVSAKEGRVLQGASASEILFELQDGNIWIQDQAAGRQRMLKFGETVYRLNVGNLVGNKARTLQAVQGKTLGELQAVIEDPAQKKKHALHSIILHRKFALPIATIIFALLAVPLGCRREPGARARSFLVSALIVGGYYYIGRAAELQARHADFPVLLAPWLANLMGLGALIVFSWRFRSKAT, from the coding sequence ATGATACGCGCCATCGACAAATATCTATTTAAGGAAATAACCATTCCGCTTTTTGTAGGTTTGGGGCTTTTCTTTATCATTGTCGCATTTGGGCAGCTGATGAAGATTTCCGACTCCGTGACTGGAATCGGTATTACCGGCAGTGAATTATTAGAAGCGTTGGCTTATTCAATTCCACCAATGTTGGGCATCTTGATTCCGGTAAGTATGCTCTTTGCAACCTTGTTTGCTGTTGGTCGCATGGCGACAGATTCTGAGATTGTAGCTTGGTGTGCGTCAGGTGGCTCTCCATTTGCCCTTTACCGGATGCCTTTGATGCTTGGTACATTCTTGATGATGGTTTGTATGGTTGCGACCACATTAGGTGAGCCATGGGGCGTAAAAGGTCTTAGAGAGTTGATGGCGCGAAGTGCCCAACGAGCATTGGCACAAGGAACGACGCCAGGGCAATTTACGGAATGGGTCTCTGGCGTCGTGTTTTACGCGGAAGCACGTGATGGAGATAGGCTGCAAAAAGTGTTCTTCACCGACCGGCGTGATAGCGCACAAGCTATCGCTGTTTCTGCAAAAGAGGGTCGAGTGCTTCAAGGTGCCAGTGCGAGTGAGATTCTATTTGAGCTGCAAGATGGCAACATTTGGATTCAAGACCAAGCGGCTGGACGACAAAGAATGCTTAAGTTCGGTGAGACCGTTTATCGCCTGAACGTCGGCAATTTGGTTGGTAACAAAGCACGAACACTCCAAGCCGTTCAGGGTAAGACTCTGGGGGAACTTCAGGCGGTCATCGAAGACCCGGCTCAAAAAAAGAAGCATGCTCTTCACAGTATCATTTTGCATCGTAAGTTTGCGTTACCAATCGCTACGATTATTTTTGCTTTGTTGGCGGTGCCCCTTGGGTGTCGACGAGAGCCAGGCGCAAGAGCGAGAAGCTTTTTGGTGAGTGCATTGATTGTGGGAGGATATTATTACATCGGCCGCGCAGCAGAGCTTCAGGCTCGGCATGCAGATTTCCCGGTTCTTTTAGCGCCATGGCTTGCCAACCTCATGGGGCTCGGTGCGCTGATTGTATTCTCTTGGCGTTTTCGGAGTAAAGCCACATGA
- a CDS encoding aldehyde dehydrogenase: MTIRVGLMGFGRIGRNLFRILLDREDIEIAVISDIANHDGLEYLLRYDTILGRFPYELSIKDGHLYTLGTQIKMLSARDPGDVNWAEYDVDVVIDATARPRSRTDLMKHIEQGAKKVVLCTMPEDEPDSTIVMGINQSSLKPDDQLIYNSSITTHCAAPIVGILDKAFGIERLCMTTIHAYTNAQSLADVPADNLRSSRAAGENIIPVETVAGPILEQLFPNLANKIDALALNVPVPNGSLVDMTVYTTKKVTVESINEVVRTAAVDIYPDLIEYTTDPIVSSDVITSPYSCTFDSKGTQVLGDNLLKTISWFDNGWGYCHQAVDLIEHLAASGALK, encoded by the coding sequence ATGACCATCCGAGTGGGATTGATGGGATTTGGGCGAATCGGGAGAAATCTTTTTCGAATTCTGCTCGACCGAGAAGACATCGAGATAGCCGTTATCAGCGATATCGCAAACCATGATGGACTTGAATATCTGCTACGCTACGACACAATTTTAGGACGCTTTCCTTACGAGCTTAGCATAAAAGACGGTCACCTCTACACCCTGGGCACACAGATCAAAATGTTAAGTGCCCGTGATCCTGGTGATGTTAACTGGGCAGAATACGACGTCGACGTTGTCATTGATGCAACTGCCCGGCCTCGCTCTCGCACCGATCTCATGAAGCACATCGAGCAAGGTGCGAAGAAGGTAGTGCTTTGCACCATGCCTGAAGATGAGCCCGACAGCACCATCGTCATGGGAATCAACCAAAGTAGCCTCAAGCCCGATGACCAATTGATTTACAACTCATCGATAACCACTCACTGCGCTGCTCCCATTGTTGGAATCTTGGATAAAGCCTTTGGGATAGAACGTCTTTGCATGACCACCATTCATGCCTACACCAATGCTCAAAGCTTGGCGGATGTTCCTGCAGATAATTTACGAAGCTCAAGAGCTGCGGGTGAAAATATCATCCCAGTAGAAACAGTTGCTGGTCCTATTTTAGAACAACTCTTTCCGAACCTTGCGAACAAGATTGATGCACTCGCACTGAATGTACCCGTGCCCAATGGCTCTCTCGTTGACATGACGGTGTACACCACCAAAAAAGTCACCGTTGAAAGTATCAACGAAGTTGTTCGAACTGCAGCGGTGGATATCTACCCTGACCTCATCGAATACACCACTGATCCCATCGTATCTTCTGATGTAATCACCAGCCCATATTCGTGCACCTTTGATTCTAAAGGGACACAAGTGCTCGGTGACAACCTTCTCAAGACAATCAGCTGGTTTGATAATGGATGGGGTTACTGTCACCAAGCAGTTGACTTGATCGAACACCTCGCGGCGTCAGGAGCTTTAAAATGA